attGATAGATTTTCGTGCAATGCCAAAATACAGAACATAAGAAGAAACGGAGCCATGCAGGGGGCGCTAATCTGCATATCTacagttttattattaaaacttAATATCTAAGCAAACACTAAGTTAAGTATACATTTCATTAAGTCTTCAGAAAATGCCATGTGTATTTAAGACGTCAAATAAACTGAACTGATTTAACCTTTATCTTTCGTATCTTGCGTGCACGAAAGCCCAATTTCCATAAGGACTTTTTACCCCTTCGCAAAAAGCGAACAAGCTGAGATTCCTGTTCAATAACTCACCTAGTCAGCATCTTACCCTATACACCCTTTCAAAGCTTAACGTAAAATGAACATTTAACGCCTCATTAGAATCGGGACATCAAGCTATCCTAACAGCAACCGCCGACGTATCCATCTCTGGGGCAGCTCTACTCGAGTCAGCAACAAGATGCCGGCAATGAGTTAACTCCGGCATAAACAGAATATATGACCGCAAAATCCCAGAAGCGCCTAGCAGGGAATGAATATTAATGAGATGTCGTCAGTCTTTCGTCAAATTAAAACACAGCTCCAACGGGCCAGAACGGTGAGCTGGGACCGGGTGAAATTGGAGATGGAGAGTAGTCCTCACAGGAGAGGACACATCTTCTCGGCTGTTGTGCGCGCACATCCTGCGGTAACTTTTCTAATTGTTGTCAGCACAACGCGAATAAATCAGCAGCCGTGAAGCTGGGCCACTACAACTAGCTGATGGCATGGTGGAATTTCAGCAATTTGTTTTCCTCTAGTTGAGTCGAATATTTCGAACAGGGGTGGTTGGATGAGATGGATGGGGAACAGCACTTAACCCTTTTGGGCAATGTGACTCTGCCAGTCACCGCCATCGTCACACGTCAGCGCACTATCATCAGCTTGTTTACACGCATAATTATGTGTGCCGGATTCCGGGAATTGCTTCAGGCTTCCGGCTTGCCCACTCCATTTGGACTCCTTGCCCTGAATTATCCTTGCGGCTTTTGGGGGCTACCACGCCAGGCGACTTAATGCAACGTGACAGATTTCTCACTTGAACTTAAGATGACGGAAAATGTCACAATTTGATGCTGATAATATGCTAATggggtttgtttgtttgatttatttatatgcaaaGAGAAGGTTTCGACGCCAATGGGCAAAGGGAGGACAGATAAATTGGTATTTAATATGGAAGTGCTTTTTCACCTTATATGAATATATCGAGTTCGATGAATTAATAGTAGGTATTTAAAGTCAGTATTTTAggtaatataaatataaaagatgTTAAGCTGTcttatttcaataaatgttaacATAGCTTTATACCCGCTACTCCTGGAGTAAAAGGATATGCTAAAAACGTATGCTACAGGTAGATGAAAGCGTTTCCGGGCCAACaaagtatataaaatttatcttTTCATCATTATCGGCAATACATTAGACTACTAACAAACAACTAAGCTTCAACACTTGCTAATAATTTTGCCTGCTTAAAACGATTATGAATTTGCGACTGCATTGTGACGGGTAAGAAATTCGcgatcaaaataataaaacaagagaaaatgctatagtcgagttccccgactattagataccctttactcagcagctagtgtgaatgcgaacgagaaatttaataatttttcttggatatcgatagatattgggagaaaacaattaaaaattggGCGTGATTGATTTGGCGGCTTCAGGACGTTCTAGTGGgtgtggcaaaaagttttttggcaaatcgataaaaatttaattatattagtctaaaattatgaaaaaatatcaaaccATTTTGGAAAATTGTGGCCGtggttttgggcggttttagtgCGTTGAAGTGGGCGTGACGCTGAATCTCAAaattctagcttttatagttcctaaaATCTcaacgttcatacggacagacagacggacagggcCGGTTCGAcgcggctattgatcctgatcaagaatatatataccgtcggaaacgctttcatctgcctgttacatagttttcaaaaaatctattgtagtatacccttttactctacgactAGCAcgtataattaattttattcaatttggcTAATTAGGCTTTTGGAATACACGACTGTTTAgcttgatttcatttttttgacatttatACATTTCCAATATCGAGTCAACCCTTAGCCATTCAGATATATTGTTAACAACATTTGTGAAataaaatcttttttaatgttttactACTATGTAGGTAATCTAAAATTTAaccataaattaatatttataattaagcCTTTTCGTAAAATGTGTATTCAATGTGTCTAGTGGCAACGTACAAAAGTTgtaatatcatatcatatttttaaaatattcaatgttTCAAACTGTAgtaaattttttcttatttgtgTACATAAATTAGTGGTCTTCGAACACTATGGTGCTACTCGTCACTATCTTTTTCCTACCAAGTTGCTAAGACTTCCCGATTAATACTGCAGGTATACTGCAGGTCGTTGCATACTTACAGGCAACGACATTAATATGGAAAATACAAGTAGCATTTTAGTACGAGGTTTagtttaatcattttcttgttAATTGCGCTGTTATGTTACTATTACTGCATTGTATGTATTCATCGCTTCTAAatacattaattaattaattaaaaaacaaatggcaTTTAATTGCGCTGTTCAACTACTTTAAATAGCACCCAGCGTCCACAATTTGTTGTTATACCCGTTAGTCGTAGAGTAAATGGGTATTCGCTAAAAAGTGTGTGataggcagaaggaagcgtttccgactaaaTAAAGCACAtgtattcttgatcaggatcaatagccgagtcgatctggtaatgtccgtctgtccgtatgagattcagcatacagattctagagacaaggacgcagcgcaagtttgtcgACCCAGTTtgtcacgcccactctaacggcCTAAACACGccaaaaactgccacgcccacatttttaggcaatttttaatttttttctcattttattccccaatatctatatcgatatcccagaaaaatgatgaaattcgCGTTAGCACTTCCACTACCTGAGTAACTGATATCTGATAGTAGACGAACTTGACTTGAGATCGGTATActctcttgttttaatttgGGCAATCCGACCTAGAAATGACCGCCTGTTCTTATGAACTCCGAATTTTCGGTAACTTCAAAGGCTATccggttgagattaagcatgcAGACTGAAGTGGCGGCGCCCCAAGTTCACTTTAAAAGATCGTCACGTCCATAGAAACACCCCCAAACTGAGCAAATTTtctgaaaatgttttgttgttttttattattatttcttatacCAATTTCACTTAATATGCTAAGCATATTTTCGGACacattctgttaaaaatttgttattgctaaaaaaatgtatttacaaGTCGATGATCTCAATTTTAGcgacatatttttttgtttttatttttaatataacaCCTAATTGTTATtagtttatatttaaatatttttaatatatatattcggcTTTATCTCAGTCAAAACGGAAGTACACAATCGCATCCTTGGTCTTGACTACGATAATTTCCTCACTATTATCGGAATAAAGCGGATAAGGGCACAGGTGACAGCGAACACTAATATATTAGCACGGACCTCATCTTTGGAGCGCTCCTCAATTCTAATCGGCTCAATGGACAGTGTGCGAAACATCTTGACTGCAGATGTACGCAGAGCTTTAGTTGCTATTTATCACCGTTTAACATACTTACATAGATTGCTTAACTAATTTAGAAGATTTTGTCTTTCTTCACTTATGTGTTGTGGTTGGGTAACCTATTCAAACGATTTAAATATAGAACATAGGCGGGAAAAAATCAGATTATTGACACAATCTCTGATAGATTATTCAATGACAGTCTGAGTGTTCTGGCGAAAAACTAAAGTTGTTTAGCTTATAGTACAcattattttttgatttttttcacCATTATGAGAGAATTTTGAGAAAAAGGACCTcaaagttgcaaaataaaaagtagCAAATACCTAGGGCAATATTAACGTTATTCGTTAATCAATTACTGTTTGCGTGTTTTTTCGACTTTTGAAATCTACCCGGAGTCTGAA
The sequence above is a segment of the Drosophila melanogaster chromosome 2L genome. Coding sequences within it:
- the CG34173 gene encoding uncharacterized protein, with the protein product MFRTLSIEPIRIEERSKDEVRANILVFAVTCALIRFIPIIVRKLS